One Fusarium poae strain DAOMC 252244 chromosome 4, whole genome shotgun sequence DNA window includes the following coding sequences:
- a CDS encoding hypothetical protein (BUSCO:17357at5125) has translation MDGSLTEWKHNGWIYSGQAIQPALAQFQRQQLNHVVLSLLNLRRVRVSEASSSSVATKSKNLVSSGSSFPHAHPLADCSTPPQTSQHGSRRLCIYFNTLSLSFQREPPSAAAVVVIRTALKSAVCREQGRAQSIRQSPQPPHILLLHLLSSPSPSTQSVSRMMTSMSPIAFDASGASSNGGSVSPQQTVTPKNVAFELLFPDSPQYRARLPMRVQIYPHDTTDSIVTTVKNFYGLYSGPNGSTKGVSFEDNGGNTLIARYENFQDRMVVYVRVIEESPATYAPHPYHNPSVAASHPYYSDNGYPAPQASRCAQELSRPGSPSSRRRSPSPHTVRGRRSASTSTNGKKGRSRSSKTRASASRSHNELYSDSITGYSSTDEHDSTSGKNKDQLPTTDISVENIVEGGRRKRAKFESSELPLFAPPQMPAATSNPSVSPARRVEPHRPAVPFMQPHQNPFTNPPRPMQSPQGYSNAMTHSSLYSTPGRNRNSGGYTSSAMGIIPTPDPTVGSCVSEEDKDVAIQLMRLGDMSNMSHGRTSASTVDDTFSGIADAASSTGATSDSESEAELPPPRRQKLDVSGVGKVYQTTESHFMPPPESVEVSGDDADYEDGADDSLLSNGKGKPAKTMKAPSKHKSSSSVSKTSSNKASKAARPASGTKGKKLPPVPSGPMSPASMPPSRKQSVASTGQTPLVPGEDDQPDLSTKPRCQRCRKSKKGCDRQRPCGRCRDAGLNADQCISEDEGNGRKGRYGRHMGVPIKKDEVPAVAQPALLPAAPISSATMTLDKSKKRKR, from the exons ATGGATGGGTCCCTCACCGAATGGAAGCACAATGGATGGATCTATTCAGGGCAAGCCATCCAACCAGCCCTGGCTCAATTTCAGCGCCAACAACTTAACCATGTTGTGCTGAGTCTCCTAAatcttagg CGGGTTCGTGTTAGTGAAGCCAGCTCCTCATCTGTAGCGACAAAATCCAAGAACCTCGTCTCATCCGGCTCCTCTTTTCCTCATGCACATCCTCTTGCCGACTGTTCAACGCCGCCACAAACATCTCAACACGGATCAAGACGTCTCTG CATATACTTCAATACGCTATCGCTATCGTTTCAACGAGAACCACCGTCCGCCGCCGCCGTCGTCGTCATACGCACCGCCCTCAAGTCTGCCGTCTGCCGTGAACAGGGTCGGGCCCAGTCTATCAGGCAAAGCCCGCAACCACCACACATACTCCTACTACATCTCCTATCTAGCCCTTCTCCATCAACACAGAGTGTTTCTCGCATGATGACTTCCATGTCGCCTATCGCCTTTGATGCTTCGGGGGCATCGTCAAATGGTGGCAGTGTCTCCCCTCAACAGACAGTGACTCCCAAGAACGTCGCATTCGAATTGCTGTTCCCCGATTCCCCCCAATATCGTGCGCGCTTGCCAATGCGAGTGCAAATATATCCCCACGATACTACCGACTCGATTGTCACAACCGTTAAGAATTTCTATGGTCTGTACTCGGGTCCCAACGGGTCAACAAAGGGTGTCAGTTTTGAGGACAATGGAGGAAATACCTTGATCGCTCGATATGAGAACTTCCAAGACCGCATGGTAGTATACGTCAGGGTTATAGAAGAATCTCCGGCGACATATGCTCCCCACCCCTATCACAATCCTTCTGTTGCTGCCAGCCATCCTTACTATAGCGATAACGGCTATCCTGCTCCTCAAGCCTCGCGCTGCGCACAGGAGTTGTCTAGGCCTGGTTCTCCTTCATCACGGAGGCGAAGCCCCTCTCCCCATACTGTCCGTGGTCGAAGAAGTGCTTCTACCAGCACAAATGGAAAGAAGGGTCGCTCACGCTCTTCCAAGACTCGCGCCTCAGCCTCGCGAAGCCACAACGAACTATATAGCGACAGCATTACTGGTTACAGCAGCACTGACGAGCATGACTCGACCTCtggaaagaacaaggatCAACTTCCTACTACTGATATCAGTGTTGAGAACATTGTTGAAGGTGGTCGTCGCAAGAGAGCCAAGTTTGAAAGCTCG GAATTGCCCTTGTTCGCACCACCTCAGATGCCGGCAGCAACATCGAACCCTTCCGTGTCTCCCGCTCGCCGTGTTGAACCTCATCGCCCTGCGGTTCCCTTCATGCAGCCTCACCAAAATCCCTTCACGAACCCCCCTCGCCCCATGCAGTCACCACAGGGCTACAGCAATGCTATGACACATTCATCCCTTTATTCAACACCCGGTCGCAACCGAAATAGTGGCGGATATACCAGCAGTGCAATGGGAATTATTCCTACTCCCGACCCCACTGTGGGTAGCTGCGTGTCTGAAGAGGACAAGGATGTTGCCATTCAACTGATGCGACTCGGTGACATGTCCAATATGTCCCATGGCCGAACCTCCGCGTCTACAGTCGACGATACATTCAGTGGTATAGCCGATGCTGCTTCCTCCACGGGTGCTACTAGCGACAGCGAGAGTGAAGCAGAGttgcctcctcctcgtcgccaGAAGCTTGATGTTTCCGGTGTCGGAAAGGTCTACCAGACTACCGAGTCTCACTTTATGCCACCCCCTGAGAGTGTTGAAGTCAGCGGCGACGATGCTGACTACGAGGACGGGGCTGATGactctcttctctccaaTGGCAAGGGTAAGCCTGCCAAAACCATGAAGGCTCCTTCAAAACACAAGAGCTCTTCGTCTGTCTCCAAGACATCTTCGAACAAGGCCTCCAAGGCCGCACGTCCCGCCAGTGGTaccaagggcaagaagcTTCCCCCTGTTCCCAGTGGCCCAATGTCGCCTGCCTCAATGCCCCCTTCACGAAAGCAGTCAGTGGCATCCACCGGACAAACTCCCCTTGTTCCTGGTGAAGATGATCAGCCCGACCTATCTACCAAGCCGCGTTGCCAGCGCTGcagaaagagcaagaagggcTGTGATCGTCAGCGACCTTGCGGCCGTTGTCGCGATGCTGGTCTGAACGCCGATCAATGCATTAGTGAGGATGAGGGCAACGGCCGAAAGGGTCGATACGGTCGTCACATGGGAGTGCCCATCAAGAAGGATGAGGTTCCCGCCGTTGCTCAGCCTGCGCTATTACCTGCTGCGCCCATCTCCTCCGCGACAATGACTCTGGACAAgtccaagaagcgcaagcggTAA
- a CDS encoding hypothetical protein (TransMembrane:12 (i58-76o96-115i127-144o150-171i183-203o215-235i256-279o285-307i319-343o349-374i386-407o419-445i)) — MFSKDIKKIPDNRSSSPCPSENDPEDPQILNPTISNTNAPPPVFDPDTFNPPDGGFRAWSQVFAVILINGLAWGYPASFGVYQLHYEESLGLPSSQISWIGSCQTFLTFAFCAPAGRLADAGYTRETVALGSFLAIIGTFMTSLCKQYWQIFLAQGVCTGIGLALLFMPAVTVLGSYFKAKKAFALALGATGTGLGSIIFPATLQYLIPQIGFPWAVRCAAFVALFMIVVANIMLKPYLPPRKTGPLMEWDAFKELPFVLFVLGAFLNFYALYFGFFYINVYARNVIGFSSVEAVSLLLVVNAMSIPARPIMGYLADNVLGPINTFIIGLFALSIMLYCWIGVKTAAGMYVFCVFFGFANGACQGTFVGANASLTKDPRKMGTRFGMVQTISAFASLAGPPTAGAILDTSNGNFTYAQIWGGTVFFLAAVVVTGSRIASTGWVLLKKK; from the exons ATGTTTAGCAAAGACATCAAAAAGATACCTGATAATAGGTCATCGTCACCATGCCCTTCCGAAAACGATCCCGAAGATCCCCAGATCCTTAATCCCACTATCTCCAATACAAACGCTCCTCCTCCAGTCTTTGACCCAGATACTTTCAATCCTCCGGACGGCGGGTTTCGTGCATGGTCTCAGGTTTTTGCTGTTATCCTCATCAATGGACTGGCATGGGGCTACCCAGCGTCTTTCGGCGTTTACCAGCTCCATTATGAGGAGTCTCTTGGCCTGCCGTCGTCCCAGATTTCGTGGATTGGTTCTTGCCAGACTTTCTTGACTTTCGCCTTCTGCGCCCCGGCTGGTCGCCTTGCCGATGCAGGATATACCAGGGAGACTGTCGCCCTTGGAAGCTTCTTGGCTATTATAGGGACCTTTATGACAAGTCTTTGTAAGCAGTATTGGCAGATATTCCTTGCCCAAGGTGTCTGCACAGGCATCGGCCTCGCTCTGCTCTTCATGCCTGCCGTGACTGTTCTGGGTTCATATTTCAAGGCGAAGAAGGCCTTTGCGCTCGCGTTGGGTGCCACGGGGACTGGCTTGGGATCCATCATCTTCCCTGCAACGCTGCAATATCTCATCCCGCAAATTGGATTCCCATGGGCTGTTAGATGTGCTGCTTTCGTTGCCCTCTTTATGATCGTCGTTGCCAATATCATGTTGAAGCCATATCTGCCTCCAAGGAAAACAGGTCCATTGATGGAGTGGGATGCGTTCAAGGAACTCCCCTTTGTCTTGTTTGTTCTGGGCGCCTTCTTGAACTTTTACGCCCTGTACTTTGGTTTCTTTTAT ATCAATGTTTATGCACGCAATGTGATAGGATTCTCATCTGTTGAAGCTGTCAGTCTGCTGCTTGTTGTCAACGCCATGAGTATCCCTGCACGCCCAATAATGGGATATCTCGCAGATAATGTCCTGGGGCCTATAAATACGTTCATCATTGGCCTCTTTGCGCTGAGCATCATGTTGTACTGCTGGATAGGCGTCAAGACTGCTGCGGGCATGTATGTTTTTTGCGTCTTCTTTGGTTTCGCGAACGGTGCGTGTCAAGGAACGTTTGTTGGAGCAAACGCCAGCTTGACAAAG GATCCTCGTAAGATGGGGACTCGCTTCGGTATGGTCCAGACAATTTCTGCTTTTGCCAGTCTGGCTGGGCCACCAACTGCCGGCGCCATTCTCGATACTTCCAATGGGAACTTCACTTATGCCCAGATCTGGGGTGGAACTGTGTTCTTCCTTGCAGCTGTTGTAGTTACGGGGTCCCGGATTGCATCGACGGGATGGGTATTACtgaaaaagaaataa
- a CDS encoding hypothetical protein (MEROPS:MER0031563~CAZy:CE10) gives MADIAGDVSLGLTYSSHQYGDHSRQKLGVWRFSNRSDQKSGYWVVFIHGGGWRDPRNNENDFTESMKRTVISGAVATLDIAGFISIDYRLSPHPEFPQEAASAKHPDHLEDIWSALNYAQEKYGLSENYILVGHSAGATLAMQLLMSDEILPSHPKGPLPAAIIGVSGIYDLVGLNERFNGGYAGFIGSAFGDDKTEWEKASPAKFGSSLNSKWSNGKLVLLAWSPEDGLIDEPEIDNMAALLIKQEVSLEVNKDLRGEHDYVWQDGSQIARLIITTLHHLRRI, from the exons ATGGCCGATATTGCTGGAGACGTGTCCCTGGGACTCACCTACTCGTCTCACCAATACGGTGATCATAGCCGCCAGAAACTAGGCGTTTGGCGCTTCTCCAATCGCTCCGATCAGAAGTCAGGCTATTGGGTGGT CTTCATCCATGGGGGTGGGTGGCGTGATCCTCGTAACAATGAGAACGATTTCACCGAGAGTATGAAGCGCACTGTCATCTCAGGTGCTGTCGCAACCCTGGATATCGCAGGCTTCATCAGTATCGACTACAGACTATCCCCTCATCCAGAGTTTCCCCAGGAAGCAGCCAGCGCAAAGCACCCAGATCACTTGGAAGATATCTGGTCAGCCTTGAATTATGCACAAGAAAAGTACGGATTGTCGGAGAATTACATACTGGTAGGTCACTCTGCTGGCGCAACCCTTGCAATGCAACTTTTGATGAGTGACGAGATTCTCCCATCTCATCCCAAGGGACCCTTGCCTGCTGCCATAATTGGAGTTTCAGGCATCTACGACCTAGTCGGACTTAACGAGAGGTTCAATGGCGGATACGCTGGTTTCATTGGATCCGCATTTGGCGATGACAAGACTGAATGGGAAAAGGCCTCACCGGCCAAGTTTGGTTCAAGCCTTAATAGCAAGTGGTCGAATGGGAAATTGGTCCTCCTTGCTTGGTCTCCTGAAGACGGCCTCATTGATGAACCCGAGATTGACAACATGGCAGCTCTCTTGATAAAACAGGAGGTCAGCTTGGAGGTCAATAAGGATTTGAGAGGCGAGCACGACTATGTGTGGCAAGACGGTAGTCAGATCGCCCGACTAATCATCACCACTCTTCACCATCTTCGCAGAATATAA